GAGAAAGGCGAGTATCGAAGCCTGGCAACGGTCATATTTCGCCAGGCTCAGGAGGTGCGCAAATGTTCCTGAAGGACGAAACCGGCATACCGGCGGTCATCGGTGATTGGTACCGGGATTATTCCGGCGGTCTATTCGAGGTGGTGGCCATCGACGAGCAGGATGGCACCATCGAGATCCAGTTTTTTGACGGCACCGTGGAGGAAGTGGACATCGACCTCTGGGAGGAGGTTGCCATGACCACGGCCGAGCCGCCGGAAGACTGGTCCGGTTCCATGGACATGGAGCGCGAGGACTACGGCGTGGACCTGGACGACGGCGGCGGCAGCCGCGACGAGTGGGCCAATCCCCTCGACACCCTCGACTCGGATTATCGCTTCTGAAGGAAACCCTGGCCGCTAAATGCACGCGAATGTGGGGCCGTGCATAGTGGTTCGCCGTGCCGCTCCTACGGTGCCTATTGCCGACCCACCGCCCACATCCAGCACGGCCTCTCCGAAAGCGGCACGGCACCCCACCCCGCACGGCCCCACATCTAGCGTCCATCTTGCGTCCATTTCGCGGCTAAATGTTTTCAGCCTTTAGCCTTCCACTGTGACGCGCACCTCGCCGTCGGTCACGCGGCAGGGCAGGGCGGTGAGGGCCTGGCCTTCGCAGGGGCCCTGGGTGCAGTGGCCGTCATGGGGGCGGAAGATGGCGCCGTGGACGCCGCACATGATCATGTCGCCGGCCTTGGTCAGGAAGCGGTCCGGACCCCAGTTCAAGGACGCGCCGGTGTGCGGGCAGCTGTTGACGAAGGCAGTCACCTGGCCGTCGCGGCACACGACAAAGCCGTATTCCCGCCCGTCCCCGGTGTCATACTCGAATTCCTTCGCCCCGGGATCGGCGATCTCCGCCAGGGTGCAGACTGTGATTTCCCGCTCGGCCATGGTTTCCTCGCTGCCTGTTTGCCAGCGCGGACGATATCCGAGCGTGGCGGGTGGGGCAAGGGGGAGGAGGTTGAGTGCTGAGTTTTGAGTTCTGAGTGCTGAGTGCTGAGTGCTGAGTAGGCGGTGGCTATCGGCAGCGTAGGAGCGGATTTATCCGCGATCACAATCGCTCCCTTGGCACGCCGGTTTGTTATCACGAATGAATCGTGAATCGAAGAGCGGCCCCGATCGAGGCCGCGCCTGTGGGAGCGGCGTCCGCCGCGATCAGTCTTGTCGGAGCCGTTAGCGGACGCTGAGCCACCGCACGTTCATCGGCTCCGAACGTGAGGCGTAAGGCGTAAGGCGTAAGGCGGCAACCCGGGCGCCTGTGGCGCCCAACGGCCGGCCGCAGGCCGGCCTGACACGCGCAAAGCGCGGAAGCCGAAGGCTTCGGCCTTTCCCCTCACCAGCCCCTCGAAGCCCGGCCCCTCCGAGAACCGCCAGCCCCTCCGACCAGCACCCACTCAGCACTCAGCACTCAGCACTCAGCACTCAGCACTCAGCACTCAGCACTCAGCACTCAGCACTCAGCACTCAGCACTCAGCACTCAGCACTCAGCACTCAGAACTAATCCCCCACTCCTGCTAAAATCCCCGCCTTGCCCCATCGATCCCTGAAATCAACCGAATAAAGACCGATCATGAGCCGAGAGTATTCGCCCAAGGAGATTGAAGCCCGGGTCCAGCAGCGCTGGGAAACGGAGAAGACCTTCCACGTGGTCGAGGACGACAGCCGGGAGAAATTCTACTGCCTGTGCATGTTCCCCTATCCCAGCGGCCGCCTGCACATGGGCCATGTGCGCAACTACACCATCGGCGACGTGATCAGCCGCTCCCAGCGCATGCGCGGCAAGAACGTGCTCCAGCCCATGGGCTGGGACGCCTTCGGCCTGCCGGCGGAGAACGCCGCCATCGAGCGCAATGTGCCCCCGGCCAAGTGGACCCGCGAGAACATCGCGGCCATGACCGAGCAGTTCAAGACCCTGGGTTTCGGCTTTGACTGGTCGCGGGAATTCGCCACCTGCGATCCCGACTACTACCGCTGGGAGCAGTGGTTCTTCACCCGCCTGCTGGAAAAGGGCCTGGTCTACAAGAAGAACGCCGTGGTCAACTGGGATCCGGTGGACCAGACCGTGCTCGCCAACGAGCAGGTGGTGGACGGCAAGGGCTGGCGCTCCGGTGCCCCGGTGGAGCGTCGCGAGATTCCCCAGTGGTTTGTGAAGATCACCGCCTACGCCGACGAGCTCCTGCGCGATCTCGACGAAGAACTGGGCGCGGGCTGGCCGGAAGCCGTGCGCACCATGCAGCGCAACTGGATCGGCCGTTCCCAGGGCGTGGAGCTGAGTTTTGCCATCCAGGGCAGCGAAGAAAAGCTCACCGTCTACACCACCCGCCCCGACACCCTGATGGGCGCCACCTACATGGCCGTGGCCGCCGAACACCCCATGGCCCAGGCCGCCGCCGAGAACAATCCCGAGCTCAAGGCCTTCATCGAGGAATGCCGTCACGCCCAGGTCTCCGAGGCCGCCATGGAGACCATGGAGAAGAAGGGCATGGACCTGGGCATCAAGGCCATCCATCCCATGACGGGCGATGAAATCCCCGTCTTTGTCGCCAACTTCGTGCTCATGGGTTATGGCACCGGCGCGCTCATGGCCGTGCCCGGCCACGACGAGCGCGACCACGCCTTCGCCACCAAATACCAGCTGCCCATCCGCCAGGTGATCGCACCCACCAGCGGCGAGAAGATCGAGATCCAGTCCGAGGCCTTCACCGACTACGGCGTGCTCATCAACTCCGGTGACTACGACGGCCTGAGCTCGGAAGCCGCCTTCGACAGGATCGCCGACTGGCTCGAGGCTGAGGGCCTCGGCCGCCGCCAGACCAACTACCGCCTGCGCGACTGGGGCGTGTCCCGCCAGCGCTACTGGGGCACCCCCATCCCGGTCATCAACTGCGCCGACTGCGGCGCCGTACCGGTGCCGGAAAAGGACCTTCCCGTGGTATTGCCGGAAGACGTCGAATTCGACGGCAGCGGCTCGCCCATCAAGAAGATGCCCGAGTTCTACCAGACCACCTGCCCCAAGTGCGGTGGCCCGGCCGAGCGCGAGACCGACACCTTCGACACTTTCTTCGAGTCCTCCTGGTACTACGCCCGTTT
Above is a genomic segment from Natronospira bacteriovora containing:
- a CDS encoding DUF6763 family protein gives rise to the protein MFLKDETGIPAVIGDWYRDYSGGLFEVVAIDEQDGTIEIQFFDGTVEEVDIDLWEEVAMTTAEPPEDWSGSMDMEREDYGVDLDDGGGSRDEWANPLDTLDSDYRF
- a CDS encoding Rieske (2Fe-2S) protein; protein product: MAEREITVCTLAEIADPGAKEFEYDTGDGREYGFVVCRDGQVTAFVNSCPHTGASLNWGPDRFLTKAGDMIMCGVHGAIFRPHDGHCTQGPCEGQALTALPCRVTDGEVRVTVEG
- the leuS gene encoding leucine--tRNA ligase; protein product: MSREYSPKEIEARVQQRWETEKTFHVVEDDSREKFYCLCMFPYPSGRLHMGHVRNYTIGDVISRSQRMRGKNVLQPMGWDAFGLPAENAAIERNVPPAKWTRENIAAMTEQFKTLGFGFDWSREFATCDPDYYRWEQWFFTRLLEKGLVYKKNAVVNWDPVDQTVLANEQVVDGKGWRSGAPVERREIPQWFVKITAYADELLRDLDEELGAGWPEAVRTMQRNWIGRSQGVELSFAIQGSEEKLTVYTTRPDTLMGATYMAVAAEHPMAQAAAENNPELKAFIEECRHAQVSEAAMETMEKKGMDLGIKAIHPMTGDEIPVFVANFVLMGYGTGALMAVPGHDERDHAFATKYQLPIRQVIAPTSGEKIEIQSEAFTDYGVLINSGDYDGLSSEAAFDRIADWLEAEGLGRRQTNYRLRDWGVSRQRYWGTPIPVINCADCGAVPVPEKDLPVVLPEDVEFDGSGSPIKKMPEFYQTTCPKCGGPAERETDTFDTFFESSWYYARFASPDASEAMLDERAKYWLPVDQYIGGVEHAVMHLLYARFFHKAMRDLGLVEGNEPFANLLTQGMVVAETFFREGEGGRKQWFNPAEVDVERDEKGRVTAARLKADGQAVEIGGVEKMSKSKNNGVDPQAMVERYGADTARLFSMFAAPPEQSLEWSDAGVEGAQRFLKRFWRAVQAHLEGGEAPALDVAALNAEQKALRRQTHEMLAKADDDIGRRYTFNTAIAAVMELMNAVGRFNDDSEQGRAVVREALESAVLVLSPITPHITQQLWEDLGHEGMVVDAAWPKHDPAALKKDELEIAVQVNGKLRARIQVPADADKQAIQDMALNDDNVKRHTDGKDLRKVIVVPGKLVNIVV